In Pithys albifrons albifrons isolate INPA30051 chromosome 6, PitAlb_v1, whole genome shotgun sequence, a single genomic region encodes these proteins:
- the YPEL4 gene encoding protein yippee-like 4 isoform X3 yields the protein MPPPPRRHLPPAARLPPRTFRSYLPRSHRTYSCVHCRAHLARHEELISKSFQGSHGRAYLFNSVVNVGCGPAEQRLLLTGLHSVADIFCQSCKTTLGWKYEQAFESSQKYKEGKFIIEMSHMVKENGWD from the exons AtgccgccccctccccgccgccACCTGCCCCCCGCCGCCCGCCTGCCGCCCCGCACCTTCCGCAGTTACCTGCCGCGCTCCCACCGCACCTACAGCTGCGTGCACTGCCGGGCACACCTGGCCCGCCACGAGGAGCTCATCTCCAAG TCCTTCCAGGGCAGCCATGGCCGTGCCTACCTGTTCAACTCCGT GGTGAACGTGGGCTGTGGCCCGGCTGAGCAGCGCCTGCTGCTGACGGGGCTGCACTCGGTGGCCGACATCTTCTGCCAGAGCTGCAAGACCACCCTGGGTTGGAAATAC gaACAGGCTTTTGAGAGCAGCCAGAAGTACAAGGAGGGGAAGTTCATCATCGAGATGTCGCACATGGTGAAGGAGAACGGCTGGGACTGA
- the SERPING1 gene encoding plasma protease C1 inhibitor, producing MPTMTLWLPLVWLVATSTATVSPVPTPEASPSGMKLLREPPTPPVPLDPALASPQDVGAPVLPVPTPHAHPKGLPGWDLPLRATDAPSPAVPEEPGTVASGITAVPTPGTTQEPPGTTNPPCPGDEEPAVACREPTKEQRAAVAEALGTFALRFYQHLAESAQSDVNLLFSPINIAMGLSQLLLGARGETRERLAAVLAYPPGLGCVHSALQQLASSPGLFSAAQIFYHPELRLRQRFLNDSLRFYGARPHALSGNESLDLQSINAWVREASKGLLPALLPALPPQPSLLLLSAVHLRATWRTPLDPEQTVPLPFLRPGRPPRKVPTMTSTKYPVASFTDSRLQVQVGRLELNGGLSLVVLLPRGPQGVLETLERALDPPTFLALLRRATHTPPRATALALPRMHLDVALDVVPVVHDMDFGLFLDAELCGLAEGPAAVDTARHRAVLALDEAGVEAAAAMATSVARSALVLEALRPFLFVLWHDASEVPIFMGRLSDPEP from the exons ATGCCCACCATGACACTCTGGCTGCCCCTGGTGTGGCTGGTGGCCACATCCACGGCCACTGTCAGCCCG GTGCCCACACCGGAGGCCTCTCCCAGTGGGATGAAGCTGCTCAGAGAGCCCCCGACACCGCCGGTGCCCCTTGATCCTGCCCTGGCCTCCCCACAGGACGTGGGGGcacctgtcctgcctgtgcccaccccccatgcccaccccaaGGGACTGCCTGGCTGGGATCTCCCACTCAGGGCTACAGATGCCCCCAGTCCCGCAGTACCTGAGGAGCCGGGCACCGTGGCCAGCGGAATCACGGCAGTGCCCACGCCTGGCACCACTCAGGAGCCCCCAGGCACCACCAACCCACCATGCCCTGGAGACGAGGAGCCAGCTGTGGCCTGCAGGGAGCCCACAAAGGAACAGCGAGCAGCCGTGGCCGAGGCACTGGGCACCTTTGCCCTCCGCTTCTACCAGCACCTTGCAGAGTCTGCGCAGTCCGATGTCAACCTGCTCTTCTCCCCCATCAACATCGCCATGGGGCTGTcgcagctgctgctgg GTGCCCGCGGTGAGACCCGCGAGCGGCTGGCGGCCGTCCTGGCGTACCCTCCGGGGCTGGGCTGCGTGCACAGcgccctgcagcagctggccAGCTCGCCCGGCCTCTTCTCGGCCGCCCAGATCTTTTACCACCCAG AGCTGCGCCTCCGACAACGCTTCCTCAACGACTCCCTGCGCTTTTACGGCGCCCGCCCGCACGCCCTGAGCGGCAACGAGAGCCTGGACCTGCAGAGCATCAACGCCTGGGTGCGGGAAGCCAGCAAGGGGCTGCTGCCCGCCCTGCTGCCCGCGctgcccccacagcccagcctgctgctgctcagcgCCGTCCACCTGCGCG CCACCTGGCGCACACCACTGGACCCTGAGCAGACGGTGCCGCTGCCTTTCCTGCGCCCCGGGCGGCCCCCGCGCAAGGTGCCCACCATGACCAGCACCAAGTACCCGGTGGCCTCATTCACTGACTCCCGCCTGCAGGTCCAG GTGGGGCGGCTGGAGCTGAACGGGGGACTGAGCCTGGTGGTGCTGCTACCGCGGGGTCCCCAGGGGGTGCTGGAGACCCTGGAGCGAGCGCTGGACCCCCCCACCTTCCTGGCGCTGCTACGGCGGGCGACCCACACGCCCCCCCGGGCCACGGCGCTGGCGCTTCCCCGGATGCACCTCGACGTCGCCCTGGATGTGGTGCCCGTGGTCCACGACATGG ACTTCGGGCTGTTCCTGGACGCGGAGCTGTGCGGGCTGGCAGAGGGCCCGGCCGCGGTGGACACGGCGCGGCACCGGGCGGTGCTGGCGCTGGACGAGGCCGGGGTGGAGGCGGCGGCTGCCATGGCCACCTCTGTGGCGCGCTCGGCGCTGGTGCTGGAGGCGCTGCGTCCCTTCCTCTTTGTCCTCTGGCATGATGCTAGCGAGGTCCCCATCTTCATGGGTCGCCTCAGCGACCCTGAGCCCTGA